The following proteins are co-located in the Cydia fagiglandana chromosome 2, ilCydFagi1.1, whole genome shotgun sequence genome:
- the LOC134675403 gene encoding nucleoporin NDC1: MECKSEIFSKRLVTAVLWNLGLQIFLAVVLVFFIQVDILHPLSWFTSTFNDIFGWKMSLNIALLGLVSFFQAYIYGSYYMVPLPKYFTRFSMFLNLFTTQNAIFSILYALSGYFTMSLYSSLAKSNFNVLKKKCEHYDGQCLMEQSLFLQFGGMWMGLYYFLNAHIFSTPMLMFPHVYQNKFQQLKQAIGRILSMGFKNSVMPVVYFCLFYYLWGHKPRSVVSDVYSLYLEDPPLDNIFNLIRSSIWIGLWFYTSLFFISVYTMRTIFNIVLTEPMKFQIESETGLTLYAALAQRTQFTGYLGAQDLKIVSQMDSTRRMQLFTLSQPGGHPRNWNHILETSLNIINSFTKELENINSDGKPTEVGNSQKNMNITPPSGPLYSGNLRNLAQTPDMPKDYNYNLNKNKVQEMTFAKALKEEFHGLLQRICQKPGISYFFGELTDTKLKFLLMQAQPVMWTCEGLAFIVAASLKEDKYGVVQNDLPIVITALINLKINLDKLTKLGLVPKKHILNDVFAIKMKSALMTSVKRSIYKIVITFSKYFHEIPIDPDIQIAVQPFLLCKEP; this comes from the coding sequence ATGGAGTGTAAAAGTGAAATTTTCTCCAAAAGACTGGTAACAGCAGTGCTATGGAATCTCGGACTCCAAATATTTCTGGCTGTTGTGTTGGTGTTTTTTATTCAGGTGGATATTCTACATCCACTTTCTTGGTTCACATCGACCTTCAATGACATATTTGGATGGAAAATGAGCCTGAATATTGCGCTGCTTGGATTGGTTTCGTTTTTTCAAGCATACATTTATGGCAGCTACTACATGGTCCCTTTGCCTAAGTACTTCACCAGGTTTTcaatgtttttgaatttgttcACAACCCAAAATGCCATATTCAGCATTTTGTATGCATTAAGTGGTTACTTTACAATGAGCCTGTATTCATCTCTCGCTAAAAGCAACTTTAATGTTCTGAAAAAGAAATGTGAACATTATGATGGCCAATGTCTCATGGAGCAAAGTCTGTTTTTACAGTTTGGCGGGATGTGGATGGGTCTGTATTATTTCTTAAATGCACATATTTTCAGTACGCCCATGCTAATGTTTCCACATGTGTATCAAAATAAATTCCAACAGTTAAAACAAGCTATTGGAAGAATATTGTCTATGGGTTTTAAGAATTCTGTAATGCCTGTTGTGTATTTCTGCTTGTTTTATTACTTGTGGGGCCACAAGCCCCGGAGTGTTGTTTCTGATGTCTACAGCCTGTATTTGGAAGATCCTCCATTGGATAATATATTCAATTTGATAAGATCTAGCATTTGGATTGGACTCTGGTTCTACACCAGTTTGTTTTTCATCTCAGTGTATACCATGAGAACCATCTTTAACATAGTGCTGACAGAACCAATGAAGTTTCAAATTGAATCAGAAACTGGTCTGACCCTGTATGCTGCCTTAGCTCAGAGGACACAATTTACTGGATATTTAGGGGCTCAAGACTTGAAGATAGTGTCTCAGATGGACTCTACAAGAAGAATGCAGCTCTTTACACTGTCACAGCCAGGAGGCCATCCAAGAAATTGGaatcatatcttagaaacttCTCTAAACATAATTAATAGCTTTACAAAGGAATTGGAAAATATTAATAGTGATGGGAAACCAACTGAGGTCGGCAACTCACAAAAGAATATGAACATCACACCCCCTTCAGGACCACTTTATTCTGGAAATTTAAGAAACTTGGCACAAACTCCTGATATGCCAaaagattataattataatcttaataaaaataaagttcaaGAGATGACATTTGCAAAAGCTCTTAAAGAAGAGTTCCATGGTTTGCTACAGAGGATCTGCCAGAAGCCAGGAATCAGTTACTTCTTTGGGGAGCTCACAGACACTAAACTTAAATTCCTGCTAATGCAGGCTCAGCCAGTGATGTGGACGTGCGAGGGGCTGGCATTCATAGTGGCGGCATCCTTAAAGGAGGATAAGTATGGCGTGGTGCAGAATGACTTGCCAATTGTGATTACAGCTTTAATAAATCTCAAGATCAATTTAGACAAGTTAACTAAGCTAGGACTGGTGCCAAAGAAACACATCCTGAATGATGTGTTTGCTATCAAAATGAAGTCTGCTCTCATGACTTCAGTTAAAAGGAGTATATATAAAATAGTTATCACTTTTTCGAAGTATTTCCATGAAATACCTATAGATCCTGATATTCAAATTGCTGTTCAACCATTCTTATTATGTAAAGAACCCTGA